In Nocardioides sp. W7, the genomic stretch CGCGGGCAAACCGGGCGACAATCACCCCTGTTGGGCAGGCGACTAGCCTCGGGCCGTGGCTCGCCGTGGCATCGCCGTACCCCGTTCCCGCAACGCCGATGCGTTGCAACGGTCCGCGGGCGCCCTCAGCACGGCCGCGATGAGCCGGATGGAGGCCGAGCACGCGTGGTTCCGCGACCTCAGCGCCCAGGACCGGTCGTGGGTGGGGAGCATCGTCCAGGCCGGTATCCGAGGCTTCGTGGACTGGTACCGCGACGACGCCGACCGGGTGCCCGGCACCGACGGGACCGCTCTGTCGGCGTCGATCTTCGGTGCGGCGCCCCGGACCCTCGCGGGTGTGATCAACCTGCAGCAGACCGTCGCCCTGGTCCGGCTCTCCATCGAGGTGGTCGAGAGCAACATCGACACCCTCCTCGAGCCCGACGGCGCCCCCGACGCGCACGCCGCGGTGCTGCGCTACGCCCGCGAGGTCGCCTTCGCGGCGGCCGAGGTGTACGCACGCGCGGCGGAGGTCCGCGGAGCCTGGGACGCCCGGTTGGAGGCCTTGGTCGTCGACGCCGTGCTGCGCGCGGAGAACGACGAGTCGCTGCTCTCCCGGGCCAGTGCCCTCGGCTGGTCGGCCAGCGGCGAGGTGGCCGTCGTCCTCGGCACGGCTCCGGCGCGCCGGACCGAGACCGACCTCTTCGACGAGGTACGACGCCTCGCCCGCCTCGCCGGCATGGAGGCCCTCTGCGCCGTCCAGGGCGACCGCCTGGTGGTGCTGCTGGGCGGGGTCACCGAGCCGCGGGCGGCCGCCGAGGCGGTGACCCCGCTGTTCGCGGACGGACCGGTGGTGGTCGGACCGATGGCCGCGGACCTCGGCACCGCCCATCTCTCGGCCCGGGCCGCCGCGTCGGCCCAGCGGTCCGCCTCGGGCTGGCCGCAGGCGCCGCGACCGGTGCTGAGCGAGGAGCTCCTCCCCGAGCGCGTCCTGGCCGGTGACGGCCACGCCCGCCGGCATCTGGTCGACGAGGTCTACCTACCGCTCGTGCAGGCCCGCGGGACGTTGATCGAGACCCTCGCGACGTACTTCCAAACGGGATCGTCGATCGAGGGGACCGCCCGCGCCCTGTTCGTGCACCCCAACACCGTCCGCTACCGGCTCAAGCAGACCGCGGAGCTCACCGGCTACAGCCCGACGCAGCCGCGCGACGCGTTCACCCTCGAGATCGCCCTGGTGCTCGGCCGCCAGTCCGGCCGGGCCGGATAATTGTAGGGTTCCTACAAAGACTGGGGTCCGACTTTCGTGCGCGCCGGAGGCGAACCCCGACGGCAGGCACGGCAGAGTGGTCCACGTGCTCGTCATCGTCGCTCCCGGGCAGGGTGCTCAGACGCCCGGCTTCCTGACTCCTTGGCTGGCGGACTCGACCTTCGCGTCGCGATTCGCCTGGCTCTCCACCGTGGCCGGCCTCGACCTGGCCCACTACGGCACGGAAGCCGACGCGGAGACCATCCGCGAGACCCAGATCGCCCAGCCGCTGCTGGTGGCGACCGGTCTGGTCGCGGCCCTGGAGCTGTTCCCGCACCCGACCGACGCCTTCGGCATGGTCGGCGCGGTCGCCGGCCACAGCGTCGGCGAGCTGACCGCGGCCGCCGGCGCCCGGGTGATCACCGCCGAGCAGGCGATGGTCCTGGTCCGCGAGCGCGGCAAGGCGATGGCCGGCGCCGCCGCGGTCACGCCGACCGGCATGACCGCCGTCCTCGGTGGCGACCGTGACGAGGTGCTGGCCACGCTGACCAAGCACGGCCTGACCGCCGCCAACGACAACGGCCCCGGCCAGATCGTGGCCGCCGGGACCCGCGAGCAGCTCGACGCCCTCGCCGGCGACCCGCCCGCCAAGGCCCGGTTGATTCCGCTCAGCGTCGCCGGCGCCTTCCACACCGAGCACATGGCCCCCGCGGTCGGCCACCTCGGCACCCTCGCCCGCTCGGTCTCCGTGCACGACCCCCGCACCCGGGTGATCTCCAACCGCGACGGCCAGGTCGTCCACGACGGCCAGGAGGTGCTCCGGCGCCTGGTCGGCCAGATCGCCAGCCCGGTCCGCTGGGACCTGTGCCTGGAGACCATGGAGGACCTCGGCGTGACCGGCATCCTGGAGATGCCCCCGGCGGGCACCCTGACCGGCATCGCCAAGCGGGCCCTCAAGGGTGTCGAGACCTTCGCCCTGAAGACCCCCGACCAGCTCGATGCCGCCCGGGCGTTCGTCGCCAAGCACGGAGAGCACTCCGAGATCGAGACCACCCCGACCTGGCGCGTGGTCGTGTCTCCGGTCAAGGGCACCTTCCACCTCGCCAACGAGGCCGCCGAGCTGGACGTGCTGCCGGCCGGCGCCGCCATCGGCGACGTCGCGAGCCTCCGCGACCGGATCAGCGTGACGGCGGCCCACGGCGGCCAGGTCGTGGAGTGGCTCGTCGAGGACGGCGACCTGGTCTCCCCCGGCCAGCCACTGGTCCGTCTCCACCCGGAAGGCGGCACCCACTGATGGTCACCCTCACCCCCAGCCAGGGCTCGGCCCATTCCGCCATCCTCGGCGTCGGCGCCTACCGCCCCGTCCGGGTGGTCCCCAACGACGAGATCGTCGAGGCGATCGACTCCAGCGACGAGTGGATCCAGCAGCGCTCGGGCATCAAGACCCGCCGGATCGCCGGGCCAGACGAGACCGTCCAGATGATGTCGGTCGCGGCGTCGCGCCAGGCCCTCGAGCGGGCCGGCATCGACGCCCGCCAGATCGACTGCGTCATCGTGGCCACCGTCAGCCACCTGCTGCAGACCCCGGCCATCGCCACCGCCATCGCCCACGAGCTCGGCACCGACCAGGCGGCCGCGTTCGACATCTCGGCCGCATGTGCGGGTTTCTGCCACGGCATCGGCATGGCCAGCGACCTCGTCCGGGCCGGCTCGGCCCGGCACGTGCTCGTCATCGGCGTCGAGCGGCTCTCCGACATCACCGACACCACCGACCGGGGCACCGCGTTCATCTTCGCCGACGGCGCGGGCGCCGCGGTGGTCGGACCGAGCGAGACCCCCGGCATCGGCCCGGTCGTCTGGGGCTCGGACGGTGAGCAGTTCGACCTGATCCGGCAG encodes the following:
- a CDS encoding helix-turn-helix domain-containing protein, giving the protein MARRGIAVPRSRNADALQRSAGALSTAAMSRMEAEHAWFRDLSAQDRSWVGSIVQAGIRGFVDWYRDDADRVPGTDGTALSASIFGAAPRTLAGVINLQQTVALVRLSIEVVESNIDTLLEPDGAPDAHAAVLRYAREVAFAAAEVYARAAEVRGAWDARLEALVVDAVLRAENDESLLSRASALGWSASGEVAVVLGTAPARRTETDLFDEVRRLARLAGMEALCAVQGDRLVVLLGGVTEPRAAAEAVTPLFADGPVVVGPMAADLGTAHLSARAAASAQRSASGWPQAPRPVLSEELLPERVLAGDGHARRHLVDEVYLPLVQARGTLIETLATYFQTGSSIEGTARALFVHPNTVRYRLKQTAELTGYSPTQPRDAFTLEIALVLGRQSGRAG
- a CDS encoding acyltransferase domain-containing protein, with the protein product MLVIVAPGQGAQTPGFLTPWLADSTFASRFAWLSTVAGLDLAHYGTEADAETIRETQIAQPLLVATGLVAALELFPHPTDAFGMVGAVAGHSVGELTAAAGARVITAEQAMVLVRERGKAMAGAAAVTPTGMTAVLGGDRDEVLATLTKHGLTAANDNGPGQIVAAGTREQLDALAGDPPAKARLIPLSVAGAFHTEHMAPAVGHLGTLARSVSVHDPRTRVISNRDGQVVHDGQEVLRRLVGQIASPVRWDLCLETMEDLGVTGILEMPPAGTLTGIAKRALKGVETFALKTPDQLDAARAFVAKHGEHSEIETTPTWRVVVSPVKGTFHLANEAAELDVLPAGAAIGDVASLRDRISVTAAHGGQVVEWLVEDGDLVSPGQPLVRLHPEGGTH
- a CDS encoding beta-ketoacyl-ACP synthase III, translated to MVTLTPSQGSAHSAILGVGAYRPVRVVPNDEIVEAIDSSDEWIQQRSGIKTRRIAGPDETVQMMSVAASRQALERAGIDARQIDCVIVATVSHLLQTPAIATAIAHELGTDQAAAFDISAACAGFCHGIGMASDLVRAGSARHVLVIGVERLSDITDTTDRGTAFIFADGAGAAVVGPSETPGIGPVVWGSDGEQFDLIRQREDWRDVVASDTPAIPHLTMQGSAVFRWASFAMAKIGQQALDRAGITADELDCFVPHQANMRIVDALARSMKLPSTVKIARDIADMGNTSAASIPLALERMIREGEAKSGETALLIAFGAGLAYAAQVVVVP